A genomic segment from Asterias amurensis chromosome 6, ASM3211899v1 encodes:
- the LOC139938234 gene encoding uncharacterized protein, with protein sequence MHSTQWVSFITAVGIASWYGFATVTAFSCSFGREPNPKENGIIRWVMPLNHRLRCQCTSIYPGGMNTYTPERGFDPFYTDHPLFTDLKIEIDNYFECENCSLTCENGSTFIDDPCHCSCAQNRAGKTCTECALTTQDCANDGSLNDATCTCECPMNWKGNTCTEPRYYDCQDYLQAHPDSAIGIYTIYPSKYPEGIDVFCDMTNWPGSIIIQFHLSGDISFNRDWDEYRDGFGNIANQNFWLGNEKVRQLTEGGNTSWEIQVKVRDSSRWYLKELRNFRLSGDSYTLHVDGSMACRNGGVILSANGMPFSTYDRDNDGDSERNCAEESEGGWWFNGCVDGEINLNAEFTTEDKVSALSDLCYRKIVNH encoded by the exons ATGCACAGCACGCAGTGGGTTAGCTTCATTACCGCTGTGGGTATCG CATCCTGGTATGGGTTCGCAACAGTTACAGCATTTAGTTGCAGCTTCGGGAGGGAACCGAACCCTAAGGAGAACGGCATTATACGGTGGGTCATGCCGTTAAATCACCGCCTTCGATGCCAGTGTACCAGCATCTACCCTGGGGGCATGAACACGTATACACCCGAGAGAGGGTTTGATCCGTTTTACACAGATCACCCTCTCTTCACAGACCTAAAGATAGAAATTGACAACTACTTTGAGTGTGAAA ATTGTTCACTGACATGTGAAAATGGAAGTACATTCATAGACGATCCATGCCATTGTTCGTGTGCTCAAAACCGGGCCGGCAAAACATGTACTG AGTGTGCCTTGACTACCCAAGACTGTGCCAATGACGGTTCGCTCAATGACGCAACCTGCACGTGTGAGTGCCCAATGAATTGGAAGGGAAACACCTGTACTG AGCCCAGATACTACGACTGCCAAGACTACCTCCAGGCTCATCCTGACAGTGCGATAGGTATTTACACTATTTACCCATCCAAGTATCCAGAAGGCATTGATGTATTCTGCGACATGACAAACTGGCCAGGATCAATT ATTATCCAGTTCCATTTAAGTGGTGACATCAGTTTCAACCGAGATTGGGATGAGTACAGGGATGGCTTTGGTAACATAGCTAATCAGAACTTCTGGTTGGGAAATGAGAAGGTCCGTCAGTTGACTGAGGGTGGCAACACCTCGTGGGAGATTCAAGTCAAGGTTAGGGATTCTTCAAGATGGTACTTGAAGGAACTCCGTAACTTTCGCCTCTCGGGTGATAGCTACACCCTTCATGTTGACGGTTCAATGGCATGCAGAAACG GTGGTGTGATTTTATCTGCAAACGGCATGCCATTCTCAACATACGACAGAGACAACGATGGCGACAGTGAGAGGAACTGCGCCGAGGAGTCGGAGGGAGGCTGGTGGTTTAATGGTTGTGTTGATGGAGAGATTAATCTTAATGCTGAGTTTACAACT gAAGACAAGGTTAGCGCTTTGTCGGACCTTTGTTATCGTAAGATTGTGAATCACTGA
- the LOC139938235 gene encoding uncharacterized protein produces MTQLAKNELVTVSLMRFATVTAFSCSFGREPDPKKNGIIRWVMPLNHRLRCQCTSIYPGGMNTYTPERAFDPFYTDHPLFTDLDCEIFNYFDCENCSLTNCENGGTFIDDPCHCSCAPKWTGKTCTECALTGCENGGTLDAATCKCTCPKQWMRNDCAECALRTDKDCAHGGSLSDTTSACKCTCTGNWSGNTCTDCALTGCENGGSLDTANCTCSCLTQWMGITCGETRHYDCQDYYDDGEKGNRVYTIYTSKYPQGLEVRCDLTNWPGSIVIQRRVSGDLNFTRGWDEYKMGFGNSNRGSFWLGNERVRQLTDDQDTKWEIQVKVLDSGKTHQWSDIIGNFRLSGENYTLHVDGSVDCGNGGVFSSANGKPFSTYDRDNDGDSERNCARESNGGWWFDGCDDGEINLNAEYTNDGFLNITCFPNQIDRTRLETRLKIKRMLGETFTP; encoded by the exons tGTCCTTGATGAGGTTCGCAACAGTTACAGCATTTAGTTGCAGCTTCGGGAGGGAACCGGACCCTAAGAAGAACGGCATTATACGGTGGGTCATGCCGTTAAATCACCGCCTTCGATGCCAGTGTACCAGCATCTACCCTGGGGGCATGAACACGTATACACCCGAGAGAGCGTTTGATCCGTTTTACACCGATCACCCTCTATTCACAGACCTCGATTGTGAAATATTCAACTACTTCGATTGTGAAA ATTGCTCACTGACTAACTGTGAAAACGGAGGTACATT tatAGACGATCCCTGCCATTGCTCCTGTGCCCCAAAATGGACCGGCAAAACATGTACTG AGTGTGCATTGACTGGCTGTGAGAATGGCGGTACGCTCGATGCAGCAACCTGCAAGTGTACATGCCCGAAACAATGGATGAGAAATGACTGTGCTG AGTGTGCATTGAGGACGGATAAGGATTGTGCGCATGGCGGCTCGCTCAGTGACACCACATCGGCCTGCAAGTGCACTTGCACAGGGAATTGGTCAGGAAACACCTGTACTG acTGTGCATTGACTGGCTGTGAGAATGGCGGTTCGCTCGATACAGCAAACTGCACGTGCTCATGCCTAACACAGTGGATGGGAATTACCTGTGGTG AGACCAGACACTACGACTGCCAAGACTACTACGATGATGGTGAAAAGGGGAACCGTGTCTACACTATTTACACATCGAAGTATCCACAAGGCCTCGAGGTACGCTGCGACCTGACCAACTGGCCAGGATCAATT GTCATCCAGAGGCGTGTAAGTGGTGACTTGAACTTCACCCGCGGATGGGATGAGTACAAGATGGGCTTTGGTAACTCAAACAGGGGGAGCTTTTGGCTGGGAAATGAGAGGGTCCGCCAGTTAACTGATGATCAAGACACCAAGTGGGAGATTCAAGTCAAGGTTTTGGATTCCGGAAAGACTCATCAGTGGAGTGATATAATTGGTAATTTTCGCCTCTCGGGTGAAAACTACACTCTTCATGTTGACGGTTCAGTGGACTGCGGAAACG GTGGTGTATTTTCTTCTGCAAATGGCAAGCCATTCTCAACATACGACAGAGACAACGATGGCGACAGTGAGAGGAACTGCGCCCGAGAGTCGAATGGAGGCTGGTGGTTTGATGGTTGTGATGATGGAGAGATTAATCTTAATGCTGAGTATACAAATGATGGCTTTTTAAACATAACCTGTTTCCCAAATCAGATTGACAGAACCAGGCTTGAAACCAGGCTTAAAATCAAACGTATGTTAGGAGAAACATTCACACCCTAA